The nucleotide sequence AACCGGAGAGGGTGCCGAGCCCGCGAGCAATCTGCAAGAGCGATCGCACTAAGGCGGGTTTACCCGCGATCGCCGTCGGCAGCAGCGCCACCCCCATGCCGATCAGGCCCAGCCCCTTGGCAAACCGGATCGGCTGCACGCCCCATCCGGGCTTGAGTTCCCGTTCGCACAAGCTGTGGGAGCCCCAAGAGCGAAAGCCCCGCTGCAGAATCCATTTCACCGTGGTGCGGCTGGCGGGAACCGACTCGCGCACGATCGCCTCTGAGGCCCAGACAATCGCGTGACCGGCTCGATGGATGCGCATAAAAAAGTGAGTATCTTCTCCGCCCGTGAGGGCAAAGCGGCGATCGAAGGGGGCTGGACCCATTTCTCGTACGATCGCCGCCCGGATGAGGATATTGTTGGTGGAGGCAAACTCTAGGCGAGCGCCATTGGCAAACGAGCGCGGTTGGAAAAAATTCCCCGCGATCGCCCAGTGCGGCGTTGCAGGATCGTTCAAGATCGGGATGACAGGCCCCCAGACAACATCTGCGTCGTGACGGCTTTGCGCGGTCAGCAGTGCTTCTAGCCAGACCGGATCGGGGACTTCGTCGTCATCGATAAAGGCTAAAAAGTCGGTCTCGGCAGCCACCTGAGCGATGGCTCGATTGCGGGCGTAGGAAATCCCGCGCTGGGGTTCGAGCGCGTAGTGCAGGGGCCAGCTCGATGTGGCTTGGAGGGGCTCGCAAACCGATCGGGCCGAGCCTGCAGCATCGTTATCCACCACGATAATGTCGAGCTCGGGGGGGGCGATCGCCTCAAACTGAAGCTGATTCAGCGCTTGCAACAGCAAGGCCAATTGGCTGGGACGCCGATAGGTGGCAATGCAGATACTGACTCGGACCGTCACCCCCGCACCTCCTCTTTGACGGCTGCTGGTTGGGCCGGTTTGGCGAGCCAGCGCGGCCCCTGTCCCCGCTGGCGTTTCCAATAGCGCCAATACAACTGCCGGGGGATGCTGGCGACTCGATAGGCGACTTCGCTGGCGGGAGGCACCGGAATATCCTGCCAATCTGCTGGGAACTCGTAGCCCCATCGCTGCATGAAGGGACCGAACACCCACTTAGCGCGCGATCGCGCCTCGGGCGAGAAGTAGATAAAGGGATTGCTTTGCTTTTCTCGCGTTTTATTGCCCACTGGAATGGGGCGCACCTGTTGGAGTCCGAGGCGATCGAGTACTGCCGAGAAGTCCTCTTGTAGCGACTCGTAGCGAATGACGCTATCGAGCTGTCGGTGGTTGAGGCTGCTCCAATTGTCGTAGGGCAGGCGGTAGTAGCGTTGGAAGAAGGTGGAAAAATCTGCGCCCGCCTGTACGAAGGCGAATTGCGATCGGTGGGTGCGGGTCATCCAGCCGCCGTTTGGTTTGAACTGGGATGGGTTGGTGAATTGGCCGCCGTGGTTGGTTTTGTATTTGAAATAGCGGGTGGTGACTTCGTCGATGGGGTTGCGGATGCTGGAGAAGGCAAAGTATTGCCGTTGGTCGGCACTGGCCAGCTTTAAAAAGTCTCGGTAGGTGGAATGTTTGAACAGAATGTTTTCGCCGTCGTAGTGCTCTTTGAGCTCTTGGCTGATGCTGGTGGAGGCGGTGTGGGGCAGGGCGATGAAAACGTAGCGGTGTTGGTGGCTGATAATCATGGCGATCGCAGGCGGTTGGGTTTCAGTGAGGGGTTATGTAGCAGGTAAATAGCTGTGGTAATGGGTGGAGGCCATCGTGCGGGCTAGCTGGCGCTCGATCGCCGCCACTTCCCGGTCCGAAATGTAGTCTTGCCACTGTTTGGTTGTGGCCTCAATTTTGCTGAGCAAGGTTTTGCGCAGCGGGTTGACTTTAGCGCTGGCATCGTTGCGGGTGTCGTCATCGGGTATGCATTGCGGCTCGAAGTCTTCGCCGATAAAGTCAAACACGCCGGTCAGGGTGCCGGGGGGATCGGCCACTAGGTCGTCGTAGCGCACCATCTTGAAGTTTTGGGGATCGGTCTGCTGGGCTTTGAGGGCTAGCCGCATGTAGGAGGCGTAGTTGCGGGAGAAGCGGCTGGGGGAAATTTGCAGCCAACTGAGGCGATCGCTTTCAATGCCTAAGTCGAGGGAGTTTTTGAGGCGACGGCGATAGGAGGTGAAAACGTCGATGGGGTGGCGGTGGATGAACAGATATTTGGCCCTGGGAAAGCTGGCGCGCATTTCGGGTAGGCGATAGATGTGGGTGGGGGTTTTTTCCACTAAGCGATCGGCTCTCCGAGCTTGTTGGGCGTAGTAAAAGTAGGCATGCACGAGGCGATCGTTTTTGAGCGCTTTCCAGACTGCGCCGCGATGGAAGTGGGTGCGGCGGGCGATCTTTTGGTAGAGCTGTTTGGCGGGAATACTGGCATGAAACTTCTGGATGGGGGCGGTGGCGGTGCGAAAGGCGCGGTAGCAGTTGTCGTTGTCGAGCATGAATTGGCTCGTGCTGCCGGGGTCGGCGGCGTAGGACTGATAGGGGGAGTCGAAGATTTTGGTTTCGGTGAGTTCGATGCCGGCTTTGTCGAGGTGGTTTTGTAGGTGGAAGTGGGAATGGCGTTGCAGGATGCGGTAGAGCAGGCTACTGCCGCTGCGGGGGGCTCCGACGATGAAGACGGGGGAGGTGGGGGCGATCGCCGCTGAGATGTTTGAGAGGGTGGGCTGAGTCATGGGCGAGCGAGAAATTGTGGCGGAATTTGCGAGAGATGTCTGTAGTTTTCCCAAGTCTCGCCATGACAGGCAAGGCTCGTTGCCGGTGCCCAGCGAGAACCCATTCCCGGCCGCCCTGGCAAGACGCCCTGGAAAACGCAATCGAACAAGTCAAATCTGCCGCTGTTCTTGTGGGTAACGGCGGTATCGCCTCCAATGGGGCATCGCTGCCTAGAAAAACAAGTAGCCCACGCAGCTCAAACTTGGCTCAGCCAGCGATCGGCATCGCCGCCCCGAAACAAACTCCATCAACCCTAGCGCAGCCGGAGATCTGTATCTGATGGAGTCCAATCTCTAAAACCAAAATGAAGAACAGCTCTACTCGAGCAAGTCCAAAGCAATTGCTAGTGCTCGGTTGAGTTGTCGTATTACCTCATTAGAAATTGCATCTCGACTCACGATAATAATGGGCCGGGTTCCAGCCTGTTCCGAGCCTTCTGTAGGGTCGAGTCGCGCGTTGAAGACTTCGCCTCGTTTCACGACCGTTCATTCAACTTGAAGGCTTCCCAGTCAGCCACTGCAAACTCTTCGCACATTTCCAGACATTCTTCTCGATAGTCCAAATCTTCTGCCATCGCGGCAAATTCAGCATCAATCTGCTCTTGTTTGAGAATAGCCAACTCGTGCCGTAGGGCTCGAGCAACGAGCTCATTACGGCTGCGCGCTTTGCCTGCGCGGATAGCTCTGTCAGTTGCTTCTATTAACTCTGAGGGTAGCGATAGAGTTGTTCTAGTTGTCTCGGATGAAGACATCTGTGCCATAATCGCTGCCTAAACTGATGCTTAATATGATGATTGTAATGCGATCGAGATATCAATCGATCGCCCTTCGGGATCCGAGTCCGAGTAGCCCCCACAGCTCAAACTTGGCTCGACCAGCGATCGGCACCACAGCCCCCAGCAGAATCTATTTCCGTGCTGATGTCAATTCAGCTCGGAATGTCTGTCGATCGGATCGGGCTTCTTGCCGACATCCCACCGGCAGAGATCCAAACGCTGTCTGGAGAGAACTCGAACTCCCGAGCAGATCGGAGCAAGCACAAATTACATATTCGCGCCGCCCACAACCTCCAGAATCTCCTGGGTAATACTCGCTTGACGAGCCTTGTTATAGCTCAAATTAAGCGTTGAAATGAGCTCTTTAGCATTATCGCTGGCATTGTTCATGGCCGTCATCCGACAGGCCAATTCACTCGCTGCCGACTCCTGCAACGCCCGCAAAAGCTGGCTTTCGGTGTAAAGAGGCAAGAGAGCATCCAAAATCTGTGTCGGAGCCTGTTCGAAGATCGTGTCCTGAGGGGCGGGGGACAGGTCAACATCAACAATATCGCGCTCGACGGTAAATTTCCCCTGACGAACCAACATCCTGAACACTTCATCCTGCTGGTTTTGCAACACCTCGACAGACATCGGCAATAGCGTCTGTAAGACAGGGCGAGAGCTAATGAGCGAGACAAAGCGAGTGTAAATCAACTCGACTCGATCGATCTTGCCCGCAACAAATGCCGCCATCAGCGAATCGGCAATGTCACCCGCTTCAGAAGCGATCGGGATCTGCTCTAGGCCGATGAAGGTTTTAGCCGGAGTAACACCGCGACGCTTGAAATACTGCACGGCCTTGCGACCGACTAAAAAGTACTCGCACTCAATCCCCTCATCCGCCAACTCCGCAGCCCGCTGCTCGGTTTTCTTGAGGACGTTGATGTTGTAGGCACCGCACAAACCGCGATCGCCCGACACCACCAACAGACCCACCTTCTTGACAGGGCGCTGCTCCAGCAGGGGCAGCTCCACATCCTCCATTTCCAAGCGCGTCTGCAAGCGGAAGAAGACCTGTGCCAATCGATCGGCAAACGGACGAGATGCATTCACCTGCTCTTGTGCCCGCCTCACCTTAGCCGCAGCCACCAACCGCATTGCTTCGGTGATCTTGCGAGTGTTTTTGACAGACTTAATGCGATCGCGAATAGCCTTCAGATTCGACATGACAGGTCTTCCTGATAGGTAACAAATTAGGCGGTTGAATGATTGGAGGGTTAAGCAGCCTTTTCGGCAGAGAAAGCCTGCTTGTAATCGGTAATGGCCTGTTCGAGCAGTTCCTTTGCTTCGTCAGTCAGCTTCTTCTCTGAAGCAATGACTTCGCCAAACTTGGGCTGACTGGTGGACAGATATGAAATCAACCCCTGTTTGAAGTCGACCACATCGCTCAATTCAATATCGTCCAGATAGCCATTGGTACCGGCATAGATGACGGCAACTTGCTCGGACACAGACAGCGGAGAGTACTGGGGCTGCTTGAGAATTTCCCGCAGTCGCTGACCGCGAGCCAACTGAGCTTGGGTAGCGGCATCTAGATCGGAGGCAAATTGAGAGAAGGCTTCCAATTCGCGGAATTGAGCCAACTCCAAGCGAATCTTGCCAGCCACCTTCTTCATCGCTTTGGTTTGAGCGGAAGAGCCTACCCGACTGACCGAAATACCGGCGTCGATCGCGGGACGCAGTCCGGCGTTGAATAGGTCGGCTTCCAAAAAGATTTGGCCGTCGGTAATCGAAATTACGTTGGTGGGAATGTAAGCGGACACGTCACCCGCTTGGGTTTCGATGATCGGCAGAGCCGTCATCGAACCGGCACCCAATTCGTCGCTCAACTTAGCGGCACGCTCCAACAGACGGGAATGGATGTAGAAAACGTCGCCGGGGTAGGCTTCGCGACCGGGGGGACGGCGCAGTAGCAAAGACATTTGACGGTAGGCCACAGCCTGTTTGGACAGGTCGTCGTAAATCACCAGGGTGTGCTTGCCTTCGTACATGAAGTGTTCGGCGATCGCCGCACCCGTGTAAGGAGCCAAGAACTGCAGTGCTGCAGGGGCATTGGCATTAGCGTCCACCACAATGGTGTAGTCCATCGCGCCCTTATCTTCCAGAATGCCCACCACCTGCGCAACCGTAGAGGCCTTCTGGCCGATCGCCACGTAGACGCAAATCACGTCTTCGCCAGCCTGATTGAGGATAGTATCCACCGCCACGGTGGTCTTGCCCGTCTGGCGATCGCCAATAATCAACTCCCGCTGGCCGCGACCGATGGGAATCATGGAGTCGATTGCGGTAATTCCCGTTTGCAGGGGCTCGCAGACCGATTTCCGCGCAATGATGCCGGGGGCAGGAGATTCCAGGAGGCGGCTGGCAGAACAGTTGGGCTCGGGCTTGCCATCAATGACGCGGCAGAGGGGATCGACCACGCGGCCAATCAATTCGGGACCGACCGGAATCTGAGCAATCTTGCCCGTAGACTTAACGGAACTCCCTTCTTGGATGCTGCGACCAGCTCCCATCAGTACTGCGCCCACATTATCCTCTTCTAGGTTGAGGGCGATGCCGACGGTGCCGTCTTCAAATTCCAGCAATTCGCTGGCCATAGCTTTGTCGAGGCCGTAGATGCGGGCGATGCCGTCGCCGACTTGCAGCACGGTACCGACATTGGAGACTTGAACTTCTTGGTTGTACTGCTCGATCTGCTGCTTAATAATGCTGCTGATCTCGTCGGGGCGAATCGTAGCCATAATGTCCTCTTCAAGAGCTAGGGGTCAACATAGTTAGGGGTCAACACAGTTAGAAATGTGTGAGAAATATAGTTAAGAAAGCTGGTAGGCCAAGCGGCGCAACTGACCGCGCAAACTGGCATCAATCACCTGAGAGCCAACGCGGATAATGACGCCCCCAATCAGTTCGGGGTCCACCTTTGCCTGCAGCTCTACGCCTTCCGCTTGGGAAATCTGCCTGACGCGCTCGATGACGGACTGTTTTTGAGCATCACTCAGCTCGGTTGCAGAGGTCACTTCAGCCAAGGCGATTTTCTGTAGCTTGCGCTGCAGCGCTAGATAGCCATCGCAGACCTGGCGCAGAAAGAAAATGCGGCGGCGATCGGCCAACAGGTTGAGGATATTCAGCACGAATGGCTGCACCTTACCTTCGAATGCTTGTTGTAACAGGGATTTCTTGTTGTCAGTCGGAACCAGAGGATTTCCCAAGAACGCTTCTAGCTCGGAACTGGCATCGAGCACAGAGAGGATGCCGCGAGCGTCTTCGCCAAACTCGTTCACGAGGTTTTGTTCCTTAGCGATGGAGAGCATGGCTTCGGAATAGGGCGCGGCAATTTGTTGGGCAATATTGCCAGACATCTTACTGTCCTCCCAATAACTGAATACTGCTGTCGATCAAGCGGGACTGAGCGTCGTCGGTCAAGCGGCTCGGTAATTCGCGCTCGACCTCTTCGAGGGCTTGTTTCACCACTTGGCGGCGCAGTTGGGCAATGACGCGATCGCGTTCGGCAGCAATTTCTTTATCGGCAGCAGCCCTGAGCTTTTCGATGTCGCCATCCACCTTGCCGAGAATCTCGGCACGCAAGGCAGCAGCCGTTTCTTTCGCTTGCTCCAGGATGGTTTCTCCCTTTTGCTGAGCCATGGCAAGATTTTGCTTTTGTTGATTGAGCTCTGCCAGTGCTTGCTTTTTGGCCTGCTCTGACTCTTCAATCGCCTTGACAACGGCAGACCTGCGCTCGGTCAAAATATTTGAGATCGTGGTTCGACCCAGATAAATTAGCAGGCCCAAGATAATAGCAATATTAATGATATTGCTGTCGAGAATATCGAATTCCAACCCAAATCCAGTAGATGACGCAAGCAGCATCCTCAAGTCTCCTATTTACTTATGCGGCACCTAACAACTTTTCAGTCACCTGACTGCTCAAGTCAGTCACCTGAGCTTCTAAGACTTCTAGTGCAGCATTCTTCTCGGCTTCAATCGCCTGCCGAGCTTCTTGCACTCTGGCTTGGGCTTCTTGCTGGGCGGCAAGCACTTGTTGATTGCGCAGTGCAGTCGCTTCGGCTTCTGCATCCGAGATCAGGGATTGGGCTGCCAATCGAGCTCGGGCAGCTTCCTGTTTGTATTTCTCGGCCAAAGACTGAGATTCCGCCAGCTTTACTTTCGCATCCGCTGCCGTGTCGCGCACGTAATCGTTGCGTTCGTCGATTGCGTCTGTCAGAGGGCCGAAGAAGGTTACTTTCAAAACCGCCATCAGCAGTAAGAACTCGGCCACAATAATCGGGAGTGTGGCGTCGAATCCAAACAGACTGGCTTCCTGTTCGACCGCTTCAGTTGCAACGATTAAAGACCAGTGAATCATGTTTTTCGAGGGCACTAAAGTTGCTAGGGAAAGGGCACCCAGAGACGATCGGCCGAGGCCCAGCCTCTGGGTACCGGATAGGGCGAAATCTAAGCAAAGGGGTTGGCAAACAATAGAACCAGAGCCACAACCAAGCCGTAAATGGTCAGTGCTTCCATAAAAGCCAAGCTGATCAGCAGGGTGCCGCGAATCTTGTCCTCTGCTTCAGGTTGGCGAGCAATCCCTTCTACAGCACTGCCGGCTGCAGTACCTTGACCGATACCGGGGCCAATAGCACCAATACCAATTGCGAGAGCAGCAGCGAGAACGGAAGCAGCAGCAGTCAGTGAATCCATTAATGGTCTCCTTACCTTCAATTGCGCGCGAGCGCTGATAGGTTAATGTAACGTGGTCGGAATTGTTAGCAGAGAGCACTAACAAACTTGTCGGGGGAATGGATGAGAGAACGCCAAGTCGATCGCGACAGTCTCATCTAGTCGTGGTGTTCTCCACCGTGTCCCTCCAAAGCTTCCCCGATATAGTTGGCACTCAGGGTCGCAAAAATCAAAGCTTGAATGGCCCCCGTAAACAGGAAGAGAATCATCAGAGGTACCGGAATGAAGAGAGGTACCAGCAAAACAATCACAGCGATAACCAATTCCTCAGCCAGAATATTTCCGAACAGGCGGAAGCTGAGGGAAAGGGGCTTGGTCAGATCTTCCAGGATGTTAATGGGCAGCAGAATTGGGGTGGGTTCGATATACTTTTTGAAATATCCGAAGCCTTTTTTACGAATTCCGGCGTAAAAGTAGGTCACGCTCGTCAACAAGGCCAAACCCAATGTGGTGTTGATGTCGTTGGTGGGGGAAGCAAGTTCGCCTTCCGGCAGAGTAATAAACTTCCAGGGGAAGAGGTTACCCATCCAGTTGGAGACAAAGATGAACAGGAAGAGCGTGCCGACATAGGGCACCCAAGCCCGATATTCTTTTTCCCCAATTTGGGATTTCGCTAACCCTTGAACGAACTCTAGGGTGTATTCCAAAAAGTTTTGCGGTCCGGTCGGAACGCGCTCGATGCTGCGGGTACCCCAGAACACTAAGCCGAGGATGATAGCGATCGCAATCCAACTGCCGATCAAGACCTGACCGTGGATCGTATAGCTTCCCAGTTGCCAGTAGAGATGGTAGCCCACTTCGAGTTCGGCAAAGGGCAAGAGCTGGGATTGGAGGACAAAGTCAATCATGGAATATCGGACTTCCGAGACGGGACCAGCGTTTGAATTGCATACACAAATAAGGCCGCTTTGTAGGTCATGAACCCAAAGAAGATGGGTAAAACCTCAAGGGATTCTACGCGAGTGGCAACAACAATTAGGGCAGCGAACAATACGAGGCGATTGGGACCCCCCAACCTTCGATTTGACGGCCCCAACCGAGCCACGCCTTTAGCCAACATCCGAAAATAAACTAAGCCAAAGACAGCACCCAGCCCGTAATTCGCGACTATATTGAATGGGTAAATCCAAGCAATGGATAGGGCGATAACAATACTGCAAGCCAACGTCGTGACTAGCAGTTGCTGGGTAAGTTGGCTGTATTCTCCCCCCGCTTGCATCCGATCGAGTGGCGGTGCCGTTTCGGAAGGAGACTCGGTCGAACTGGCATCCGCAGATATCAGTTCGGGCTCAGCCTCGATAGATTCAGAGTGACTCATATATCCACTCAGACCTACTTTGATGAGATTTCGGAGATGAGATTTCGGATTTGCCCGAGAGAAAACAAATGACTCTAGAGCAGCCGACCCCGTTGCGATGCAACGGTCAACTCGTGCCAGAAGAGCACGGCGACCGCTACTTAACATATCACAATAAGTATTTATGCTTACTGCAAATGTCGAGCGATGATGCCTCAAACGATCGCAATCTCCGATTTTCATCGCTGAAACCAGATGAGCAATCGGCTCAATCCCTTGTGTGGCCTAGTAGCGCGAGATTGGCGTTAACGCTTCAATAGGAGTTTATCATCAAGCGGGAGCGGTCTACGTCCGAATCAAAAGAATTCCTAAACTACACATTGAGTAAAGTTTCGTGTCAAAAAAGACTGTCATCTTAGCGTTTGCTTCAAATAGCTTCAAGCAGCAGCACTTGCGATCGCCACAGTTGCATTAACTCTTCTGCCGTGGGAGGTTCGTCGAGTGCGGCACGGAGCTCGGCTACAGTGCGCTGGCCGTCTGCCGCTTGCAGAAAAGCGTAGGCTGACTCGGAAAGTTGGACCGATTCGAAATTGTAGTTGAGCAGTGTCGTACCGGGCCAATACCAGAGACAGGGACTGCGGTGGGCGATCGCCGCTTTCGAGTTCTCTGCCGTCCAGTCGAACTTCGGTAGGGGGGGCTTGGCGAGATAAAACTCATAATGGGCATTGACGGGATCCAGCAGTTCCACTAAGCGGTATTGCTGCTGGCGATCGAGCTGTTGGGCTCGGGCGAGTAATTCGGGGCGATCGCCCAGCAGGCGATCGAGATTCCAAAATTGGGGATTAGAAAAGCGGACGAACTCCAAACCGGAGGTTTCGATCCAGGCAAACAGACTATTGCAGTTATAGTCCACCTCTTGAGGGTGGAGGTACATGTCGGCAAAGTTTTCATCCGCTCGATTCTCGCCCGCCCAGCGTGCTTTCTCTTGAGAGACGATGCGGTTGTTCTCGGGCAGGATCTCGAAGAGTTGGCGTCCGGCCTGCAAGCCGGCTTGCAGTTGCTCCACCGTCTCCATGTTGGCGGACTCATCCCCTGCCACCAACAGTCGCAGGGCTTGCTGCATCAGGCGAATTTCCCAGCGGCCCAGCTCGCCGTAGACAAAGACGTGCATAATGCCGCCGGTCGCCAACTTGTCTGCCAGTGCTTTGAGACCAGCAGTGGGGTCGGGCAAGTGGTGCAGGACGCCGACACAGTTAATGAAATCAAAGCTGCCGGGAATTTGCTCTACATCGTAGAGACTGAGGTGGCGGAATTCGACCGGGGGAGACCCGGACTTGTGGCAGCGCTCTCGGGCGATCGCTAGGGCATTGGCACTCAGGTCAATGGCCCATTTTTCGGCCTCGGGATTCTGGTGAGCGATGTATTCGGTGCCGCAGCCAGAGCCGCAGCCCGCATCCAGAATGCGCGGTTTTTTTGGATAGGGATAGCCCCCCGTGCAAAAGGAATAGGCTTGGGGCCAACTCCAGCGCCAGTTAAAGCCTGGAGGTTCGCCCCCCGCAATCGGCTCGCCGGGGAAGGGAAAGCGATCGTAAAGTTGTTGCACTCGGGCGGTGACGCGATCGGCAGAGTCTGGGGGGGCGGGATTGACCATGGGGATTGAAATGGGGTAGACAAAATGTGCTGCACGGAGGAGTGGGCGCAGCACATTGGAGATTACCATTCGGGCTTTCACCAACGGTGTGAAGCCTTATGAATTGGCAGGGCTCGACAGCTTAGTTGGGGCTGCTAAAGGGATTGTCGTAGGGGGTATCCACAAAGCCCAGTTCGAATAATTGATTGTAGGCCCGTACCCCCAAGTCGCGGGTGGGGCCTTGACTGGAGATGACTTGTACGAGCTGGGCCACGGCTTCTTCGGCTTTGTTATCGGCACGATAAACAATGGCCAATTCAAATGCCACTTCATCCCGCGACTGGGCTGCCTCGCGAGCTAAGCCCCTGAGAGAATCGGAAATGCGATTGTCGATACCGGCAAAGCTGCGGGACAGCTCTTGGTAGTAGTTGGAGCGGGTATTAAAGGCGTTAAATGTCTCCTCTAGCAGCTCTGCTGCTCTAGCAAAATTCTGCGCGTCTGTGGCGGTGTTGGCCTGCTCTAACAACAGCTCCGCCCGTCGGAAACTGAGGTTACTGCCAGCTTGTTCGAGGGCACGAAATTGTTGGGGATCGGGAATTTCTTCCGCTTGAGCGAATAAGACTGGCGAGGCGGAAGGGGGTTCGACATCTGCCAGTACCTGCGCTGCCGACGTGCTCCAGCCCAAACTGACAGTGGCAGCGGCGATCGCGATCGCCATGTGGCGAAGGGGAGTGACTGACAAGTGAGAACGGGATCTATTGGCTGCCTCGCGACAGGACTCTAGCAAACGCATACGAAACTCCAACCGTTATGTGAACGCTTCAACAAAAACTTTTGGGAGGGGGACGCGATCGCCATCGCTCGGGCATCGGCCTTCTCTAGCAATCCGTATCCTATCATCCAGTTTCATTCCGGGCTGCTGCGATCGCGCGGGTGTGTCAGCGGCACGAGACAACCGCCGAAATCGCTAGCGATTTCGGCGGTTATGTACCATCTGGCGGGCAGCCGCTCAACCGGCAAGACCGAGGAGAACGGCTCGTGCGCAGCTCGTACCCGTCAGGCCGATTTACATCATGCCCATACCGCCCATGCCGCCCATGCCGCCCATACCGCCCATGCCGCCCATACCGGCGGCAGCGTCAGCACCCGCAGATTTGGGCTCGGGCTTATCCACCACCAAAGCCTCGGTGGTGAGCACCATGCCCGCGATCGAGGCTGCGTTTTGCAAAGCCGAGCGGACTACTTTAGCGGGATCGACAATGCCGTTAGCAATCATATCGACATAGGCGGATTGCACCACGTCATAGCCAATGCTGGCGGCCTGCTCCCGCACTTTCTGAGCGATCACAGAGCCTTCCAAACCGGCATTTTCGGCGATTTGGCGCACGGGGGCTTCGATCGCCCGACCGACGATATCGGCACCGATTTGCTCTTCTTCACTCAAAGAGCCTTTCACTTCGTCCACTTGCTTGCTCAGGTGCAGCAGCGTGGTTCCGCCGCCGGGAACAATGCCTTCTTCAACCGCAGCTTTGGTGGCATTGAGAGCATCTTCGATGCGCAGCTTGCGATCCTTGAGCTCGGTTTCGGTGGCTGCCCCCACCTTAATTACGGCTACACCGCCTGACAGGCGGGCGATCCGCTCCTGCAGCTTTTCTTTGTCGTAATCGGAATCGGTTTCTTCCAACTGCTGGCGCAGTTGAGCGACGCGCTTCTCGACATCAGCCGAAGTATCTCCGCCAGCCACAATGGTGGTGGTGTCTTTGCTAATGCTGATTTTGCGGGCGGAACCGAGC is from Synechococcus sp. PCC 7336 and encodes:
- a CDS encoding glycosyltransferase family 2 protein, with the translated sequence MALLETPAGTGAALARQTGPTSSRQRGGAGVTVRVSICIATYRRPSQLALLLQALNQLQFEAIAPPELDIIVVDNDAAGSARSVCEPLQATSSWPLHYALEPQRGISYARNRAIAQVAAETDFLAFIDDDEVPDPVWLEALLTAQSRHDADVVWGPVIPILNDPATPHWAIAGNFFQPRSFANGARLEFASTNNILIRAAIVREMGPAPFDRRFALTGGEDTHFFMRIHRAGHAIVWASEAIVRESVPASRTTVKWILQRGFRSWGSHSLCERELKPGWGVQPIRFAKGLGLIGMGVALLPTAIAGKPALVRSLLQIARGLGTLSGLVGYSFAEYGDRQGQP
- a CDS encoding ribbon-helix-helix domain-containing protein, which codes for MAQMSSSETTRTTLSLPSELIEATDRAIRAGKARSRNELVARALRHELAILKQEQIDAEFAAMAEDLDYREECLEMCEEFAVADWEAFKLNERS
- a CDS encoding F0F1 ATP synthase subunit gamma; its protein translation is MSNLKAIRDRIKSVKNTRKITEAMRLVAAAKVRRAQEQVNASRPFADRLAQVFFRLQTRLEMEDVELPLLEQRPVKKVGLLVVSGDRGLCGAYNINVLKKTEQRAAELADEGIECEYFLVGRKAVQYFKRRGVTPAKTFIGLEQIPIASEAGDIADSLMAAFVAGKIDRVELIYTRFVSLISSRPVLQTLLPMSVEVLQNQQDEVFRMLVRQGKFTVERDIVDVDLSPAPQDTIFEQAPTQILDALLPLYTESQLLRALQESAASELACRMTAMNNASDNAKELISTLNLSYNKARQASITQEILEVVGGANM
- a CDS encoding type II toxin-antitoxin system PemK/MazF family toxin translates to MKRGEVFNARLDPTEGSEQAGTRPIIIVSRDAISNEVIRQLNRALAIALDLLE
- the atpH gene encoding ATP synthase F1 subunit delta; the encoded protein is MSGNIAQQIAAPYSEAMLSIAKEQNLVNEFGEDARGILSVLDASSELEAFLGNPLVPTDNKKSLLQQAFEGKVQPFVLNILNLLADRRRIFFLRQVCDGYLALQRKLQKIALAEVTSATELSDAQKQSVIERVRQISQAEGVELQAKVDPELIGGVIIRVGSQVIDASLRGQLRRLAYQLS
- a CDS encoding sulfotransferase family 2 domain-containing protein, whose amino-acid sequence is MIISHQHRYVFIALPHTASTSISQELKEHYDGENILFKHSTYRDFLKLASADQRQYFAFSSIRNPIDEVTTRYFKYKTNHGGQFTNPSQFKPNGGWMTRTHRSQFAFVQAGADFSTFFQRYYRLPYDNWSSLNHRQLDSVIRYESLQEDFSAVLDRLGLQQVRPIPVGNKTREKQSNPFIYFSPEARSRAKWVFGPFMQRWGYEFPADWQDIPVPPASEVAYRVASIPRQLYWRYWKRQRGQGPRWLAKPAQPAAVKEEVRG
- a CDS encoding F0F1 ATP synthase subunit B, giving the protein MLLASSTGFGLEFDILDSNIINIAIILGLLIYLGRTTISNILTERRSAVVKAIEESEQAKKQALAELNQQKQNLAMAQQKGETILEQAKETAAALRAEILGKVDGDIEKLRAAADKEIAAERDRVIAQLRRQVVKQALEEVERELPSRLTDDAQSRLIDSSIQLLGGQ
- a CDS encoding sulfotransferase, whose translation is MTQPTLSNISAAIAPTSPVFIVGAPRSGSSLLYRILQRHSHFHLQNHLDKAGIELTETKIFDSPYQSYAADPGSTSQFMLDNDNCYRAFRTATAPIQKFHASIPAKQLYQKIARRTHFHRGAVWKALKNDRLVHAYFYYAQQARRADRLVEKTPTHIYRLPEMRASFPRAKYLFIHRHPIDVFTSYRRRLKNSLDLGIESDRLSWLQISPSRFSRNYASYMRLALKAQQTDPQNFKMVRYDDLVADPPGTLTGVFDFIGEDFEPQCIPDDDTRNDASAKVNPLRKTLLSKIEATTKQWQDYISDREVAAIERQLARTMASTHYHSYLPAT
- the atpA gene encoding F0F1 ATP synthase subunit alpha; protein product: MATIRPDEISSIIKQQIEQYNQEVQVSNVGTVLQVGDGIARIYGLDKAMASELLEFEDGTVGIALNLEEDNVGAVLMGAGRSIQEGSSVKSTGKIAQIPVGPELIGRVVDPLCRVIDGKPEPNCSASRLLESPAPGIIARKSVCEPLQTGITAIDSMIPIGRGQRELIIGDRQTGKTTVAVDTILNQAGEDVICVYVAIGQKASTVAQVVGILEDKGAMDYTIVVDANANAPAALQFLAPYTGAAIAEHFMYEGKHTLVIYDDLSKQAVAYRQMSLLLRRPPGREAYPGDVFYIHSRLLERAAKLSDELGAGSMTALPIIETQAGDVSAYIPTNVISITDGQIFLEADLFNAGLRPAIDAGISVSRVGSSAQTKAMKKVAGKIRLELAQFRELEAFSQFASDLDAATQAQLARGQRLREILKQPQYSPLSVSEQVAVIYAGTNGYLDDIELSDVVDFKQGLISYLSTSQPKFGEVIASEKKLTDEAKELLEQAITDYKQAFSAEKAA
- a CDS encoding F0F1 ATP synthase subunit B': MIHWSLIVATEAVEQEASLFGFDATLPIIVAEFLLLMAVLKVTFFGPLTDAIDERNDYVRDTAADAKVKLAESQSLAEKYKQEAARARLAAQSLISDAEAEATALRNQQVLAAQQEAQARVQEARQAIEAEKNAALEVLEAQVTDLSSQVTEKLLGAA